The Micromonospora krabiensis genome window below encodes:
- a CDS encoding glutamyl-tRNA reductase has protein sequence MKLLVVGASYRTAPVATLEQLAVPPAEFTRTLERLVAQPYVSEAVVVSTCNRVEVYAAVSGFHGGLGDICQVLGEHADCSPTALANHLYVHYDSAAVNHVFRVATGLDSMVVGESQILGQLRDAYHWATDADSAGRLLHELMQQALRVGKRAHAETGIDRAGQSVVSAALELAAGHFDGDLAGRPALVVGAGAMGSLGVATLSRSGAAPLMVTNRGADRAARLAESYGATALPLAELTTALSTVDIVVAATAATEPVLTRSVVTRALAERDPARGPLVLLDLAVPRDVEAGVGDLPGVEVIDIDRMAALVAGGPAATDTAAVERIVTTELESFLTWLRGADVAPTVAALRGRADDVVTAELRRLAQRRPDLSDDQRAEVARTVHRVVQRLLHQPTVRVRQLAAEPGGDQYAALLRELFDLQVPQTSPVDTVPDVVETEPAPSTGGER, from the coding sequence GTGAAACTGCTCGTCGTCGGCGCGTCGTACCGCACGGCGCCGGTCGCCACGCTGGAGCAGCTGGCGGTGCCCCCCGCCGAGTTCACCCGCACCCTGGAGCGGCTGGTCGCGCAGCCCTACGTGAGCGAGGCGGTCGTCGTCTCCACCTGCAACCGGGTGGAGGTCTACGCCGCCGTGTCCGGTTTCCACGGCGGGCTGGGCGACATCTGCCAGGTCCTCGGTGAGCACGCGGACTGCTCGCCCACCGCGCTCGCCAACCACCTCTACGTGCACTACGACTCCGCGGCCGTCAACCACGTCTTCCGGGTCGCCACCGGGCTGGACTCGATGGTGGTCGGCGAGTCGCAGATCCTCGGCCAGCTGCGGGACGCCTACCACTGGGCCACCGACGCCGACTCGGCCGGCCGCCTGCTGCACGAGCTGATGCAGCAGGCGCTGCGGGTGGGCAAGCGGGCGCATGCCGAGACCGGCATCGACCGGGCCGGTCAGAGTGTCGTCAGCGCCGCGCTGGAGTTGGCCGCCGGTCACTTCGACGGTGACCTGGCCGGCCGGCCCGCCCTGGTGGTCGGTGCCGGGGCGATGGGCTCGCTGGGCGTGGCGACGCTCTCGCGCAGCGGCGCCGCCCCGCTCATGGTGACCAACCGGGGGGCCGACCGGGCCGCCCGGCTCGCCGAGTCGTACGGGGCCACGGCCCTTCCGCTGGCCGAGCTGACCACCGCGCTCTCCACAGTGGACATCGTAGTCGCCGCGACCGCGGCCACCGAACCGGTCCTCACCCGGTCCGTGGTGACCCGCGCGCTCGCCGAGCGCGACCCCGCACGGGGACCGCTGGTCCTGCTCGACCTCGCCGTCCCCCGCGACGTGGAGGCCGGTGTCGGCGACCTGCCGGGCGTCGAGGTGATCGACATCGACCGTATGGCGGCCCTGGTCGCCGGGGGCCCGGCCGCCACCGACACCGCCGCCGTCGAGCGGATCGTCACCACCGAGCTGGAGAGCTTCCTCACCTGGCTGCGCGGCGCCGACGTCGCGCCCACCGTGGCCGCCCTGCGTGGCCGCGCCGACGACGTCGTCACCGCCGAACTGCGCCGGCTTGCCCAGCGTCGCCCCGACCTGAGCGACGACCAGCGCGCCGAGGTGGCCCGGACGGTGCACCGGGTGGTGCAGCGGCTGCTCCACCAGCCGACCGTGCGCGTCCGACAGCTCGCCGCCGAGCCGGGCGGCGACCAGTACGCGGCCCTGCTGCGCGAGCTGTTCGACCTCCAGGTCCCGCAGACGTCCCCGGTCGACACCGTCCCCGACGTCGTGGAGACCGAACCCGCACCGTCAACCGGAGGTGAGCGATGA
- the hemC gene encoding hydroxymethylbilane synthase, translated as MTAPLRLGTRGSALAMAQSGHVAEALTAATGRPVELVEVVTAGDRSTAPVHRLGVGVFVSALRDALAARTIDLAVHSYKDLPTAGAPGLHIAAVPPREDPRDALVAHDGRTLAELPPGATVGTGALRRIAQLHALGMQLEVTPIRGNVDTRLGRVLGPAADLDAVVLARAGLARLGRAGEITETLDPMLMLPAPAQGALAVECRVDDPDLVELLAVLDHAPSRAAVTAERALLATLEAGCSAPVAAYAEVAEGDAGEEIYLRGAVISPDGTRDLRLSRTGTPADAAEIGKALAAELLDLGADSILGHEGPTGPGTQQFGSTE; from the coding sequence ATGACCGCCCCCCTGCGCCTCGGCACCCGGGGCAGCGCCCTCGCGATGGCCCAGTCCGGCCACGTCGCCGAGGCCCTCACCGCGGCCACCGGGCGACCCGTGGAGCTGGTCGAGGTGGTCACCGCCGGCGACCGCTCCACCGCCCCGGTGCACCGGCTCGGCGTCGGCGTCTTCGTGTCGGCCCTGCGGGACGCGCTGGCCGCCCGCACCATCGACCTCGCCGTGCACTCCTACAAGGACCTGCCCACCGCGGGCGCCCCGGGCCTGCACATCGCGGCGGTGCCACCCCGCGAGGACCCGCGCGACGCGCTGGTCGCCCACGACGGCCGGACGCTCGCCGAGCTGCCGCCCGGTGCGACGGTCGGCACCGGAGCGCTGCGCCGCATCGCCCAGCTGCACGCCCTCGGGATGCAGCTGGAGGTCACCCCGATCCGCGGCAACGTGGACACCCGCCTGGGCCGGGTGCTCGGCCCGGCCGCCGACCTCGACGCGGTCGTCCTGGCCCGGGCCGGGCTGGCCCGGCTGGGGCGGGCCGGCGAGATCACCGAGACGCTCGACCCGATGCTCATGCTGCCCGCGCCCGCCCAGGGCGCGCTGGCCGTGGAGTGCCGCGTCGACGACCCGGACCTGGTCGAGCTGCTCGCCGTGCTCGACCACGCACCGTCCCGCGCCGCGGTCACCGCGGAGCGGGCGTTGCTGGCCACCCTGGAGGCCGGGTGCAGCGCACCGGTCGCCGCCTACGCCGAGGTCGCCGAGGGCGACGCCGGTGAAGAGATCTACCTGCGCGGGGCGGTGATCAGCCCGGACGGCACCCGTGACCTCCGGCTGTCCCGCACCGGAACGCCCGCCGACGCGGCGGAGATCGGTAAGGCACTCGCCGCCGAACTCCTCGACCTCGGCGCCGACTCGATCCTCGGCCACGAAGGACCCACCGGTCCGGGGACCCAGCAATTTGGGAGCACAGAATGA
- a CDS encoding bifunctional uroporphyrinogen-III C-methyltransferase/uroporphyrinogen-III synthase, which produces MTRTRKPVGRIAFVGAGPGDPGLLTRRAHDALVDADQVVYDRGVPESLLAVVRAEAREDAEFTPAEGAPGDVAKVLISAARAGQNAVHLVAGDPFGHDSVVKEVQAVARTAAHFEVVPGVGQAEGVATYAGVPLPGVRTAADVEDVSALDFEALAAAVGRGSLAIAVDAGDLAAVRDGLLAAGLDGTTAVAVTGDGTGETQYTTTSTVDSFVAAALGFTGRVVLTVGAGVSQRDKLSWWENRPLYGWKVLVPRTKEQAGVMSARLRAYGAIPCEVPTIAVEPPRTPAQMERAVKGLVDGRYAWVIFTSVNAVRAVWEKFGEHGLDARHFGGVKIACIGEATADAVRAFGIQPELIPAGEQSSEGLLAEFSPHDEVLDPVGRVLLPRADIATETLAAGLTERGWEVDDVTAYRTVRAAPPPAEIRDAIKSGGFDAVLFTSSSTVRNLVGIAGKPHARTVVAVIGPKTAETATEFGLRVDVQPQHASVPDLVEALAAYAVELREKLAAMPAKQRRGSKVQGPTALRFR; this is translated from the coding sequence ATGACCCGCACCCGTAAGCCCGTAGGCCGTATCGCGTTCGTCGGGGCAGGTCCCGGCGACCCGGGCCTGCTGACCCGCCGGGCGCACGACGCCCTGGTCGACGCCGACCAGGTGGTGTACGACCGGGGAGTACCCGAGTCGCTGCTCGCCGTCGTCCGCGCCGAAGCCCGCGAGGACGCCGAGTTCACCCCGGCGGAGGGCGCGCCCGGAGACGTGGCGAAGGTGCTGATCTCGGCGGCCCGCGCCGGGCAGAACGCCGTGCACCTCGTCGCCGGGGACCCGTTCGGCCACGACTCGGTGGTCAAGGAGGTGCAGGCCGTCGCGCGTACCGCGGCGCACTTCGAGGTCGTGCCGGGTGTCGGCCAGGCCGAGGGCGTGGCCACCTACGCCGGTGTGCCGCTGCCGGGCGTACGCACCGCCGCCGACGTCGAGGACGTCAGCGCGCTGGACTTCGAGGCGCTCGCCGCGGCGGTCGGCCGGGGCTCCCTCGCGATCGCGGTCGACGCCGGTGACCTCGCCGCCGTCCGCGACGGGCTGCTCGCCGCGGGCCTCGACGGCACCACCGCGGTCGCGGTGACCGGCGACGGCACCGGTGAGACCCAGTACACGACCACGTCGACCGTGGACAGCTTCGTCGCCGCCGCGCTCGGCTTCACCGGGCGGGTGGTGCTCACCGTCGGTGCCGGCGTCAGCCAGCGCGACAAGCTGAGCTGGTGGGAGAACCGGCCGCTGTACGGCTGGAAGGTGCTGGTGCCCCGCACCAAGGAGCAGGCCGGTGTGATGAGCGCCCGGCTGCGCGCGTACGGGGCCATCCCGTGCGAGGTGCCGACCATCGCGGTCGAGCCGCCGCGCACCCCGGCCCAGATGGAGCGGGCCGTCAAGGGCCTGGTCGACGGCCGGTACGCCTGGGTGATCTTCACCTCGGTCAACGCGGTCCGCGCGGTCTGGGAGAAGTTCGGCGAGCACGGCCTCGACGCCCGGCACTTCGGCGGCGTCAAGATCGCCTGCATCGGCGAGGCGACCGCCGACGCGGTCCGCGCGTTCGGCATCCAGCCGGAGCTGATCCCGGCTGGGGAGCAGTCCTCCGAGGGGCTGCTGGCCGAGTTCTCGCCCCACGACGAGGTGCTCGACCCGGTCGGCCGGGTGCTGCTGCCGCGCGCCGACATCGCCACCGAGACGCTCGCCGCCGGGCTCACCGAGCGCGGCTGGGAGGTCGACGACGTGACCGCGTACCGGACCGTCCGGGCGGCCCCGCCGCCGGCCGAGATTCGCGACGCGATCAAGTCGGGCGGCTTCGACGCGGTGCTCTTCACCTCGTCCTCGACCGTCCGGAACCTGGTCGGCATCGCGGGCAAGCCGCACGCGCGTACCGTTGTCGCTGTCATCGGCCCGAAGACGGCGGAGACCGCGACGGAGTTCGGCCTGCGGGTCGACGTCCAGCCGCAGCACGCCTCGGTGCCCGATCTGGTGGAGGCGCTCGCCGCCTACGCCGTCGAGCTGCGGGAGAAGCTTGCCGCCATGCCGGCCAAGCAGCGCCGCGGTTCGAAGGTGCAGGGGCCGACCGCCCTGCGGTTCCGCTAG
- the hemB gene encoding porphobilinogen synthase, which translates to MPFPEIRPRRLRRTPALRRLVSETRVDPAELVVPMFVKEGLTEPRAISSLPGVLQHSRDSLRKAAVEAVQAGVGGIMLFGVPAERDPAGSGGLDPNGILNVAIRDVVSEVGDATVVMSDLCLDEFTSHGHCGLLTPTGEVDNDATLQAYAEMAVAQADAGVGMVGPSGMMDGQVGVVRRALDAAGHQDVAVLAYAVKYASAFFGPFREAVESALEGDRRTYQQDPANLRESLREVALDVAEGADLVMVKPALPYLDVVSAVRAAVDVPVAAYQVSGEYAMVEAAAANGWINREQTMLETLTSIRRAGAQVILTYWAVEAAQLLRERY; encoded by the coding sequence ATGCCGTTCCCCGAGATCCGGCCCCGCCGGCTGCGCCGCACCCCGGCGCTCCGGCGGCTGGTCTCCGAGACCCGCGTCGACCCGGCCGAGCTGGTCGTGCCGATGTTCGTCAAGGAGGGCCTCACCGAGCCCCGGGCGATCAGCTCGCTCCCGGGGGTGCTCCAGCACTCCCGGGACTCGCTGCGCAAGGCCGCCGTCGAGGCGGTCCAGGCCGGGGTCGGCGGCATCATGCTCTTCGGCGTGCCCGCCGAGCGTGACCCGGCCGGCTCCGGCGGGCTCGACCCGAACGGCATCCTGAACGTCGCCATCCGCGACGTCGTCTCCGAGGTGGGCGACGCCACCGTCGTGATGAGTGACCTCTGCCTGGACGAGTTCACCTCGCACGGGCACTGCGGCCTGCTCACCCCCACGGGCGAGGTCGACAACGACGCGACGCTTCAGGCGTACGCCGAGATGGCGGTGGCCCAGGCCGACGCCGGGGTCGGCATGGTCGGGCCGTCCGGGATGATGGACGGCCAGGTCGGCGTGGTGCGCCGAGCGCTCGACGCCGCCGGGCACCAGGACGTGGCCGTGCTGGCGTACGCCGTCAAGTACGCCTCGGCGTTCTTCGGGCCCTTCCGGGAGGCCGTGGAGTCGGCGCTGGAAGGTGACCGGCGGACCTATCAGCAGGACCCGGCCAACCTGCGGGAGTCGCTCCGCGAGGTCGCGCTCGACGTGGCCGAGGGCGCCGACCTGGTGATGGTGAAGCCGGCGCTGCCGTACCTCGACGTGGTCTCCGCGGTCCGCGCCGCGGTCGACGTCCCGGTCGCCGCCTACCAGGTCTCCGGCGAGTACGCGATGGTCGAGGCGGCCGCCGCGAACGGCTGGATCAACCGGGAGCAGACCATGCTGGAGACGCTCACCTCGATCCGCCGGGCCGGTGCCCAGGTCATCCTCACCTACTGGGCCGTCGAGGCCGCGCAGCTGCTCCGCGAGCGCTACTGA
- a CDS encoding helix-turn-helix domain-containing protein, with the protein MASALDPPPTGPTVGPFPIAGLVRRARRITGLGQRQMARFAKVAPSTVGRVEAGTMTPSLEVLERLLGAAGLYLAVVDQDGRVVQPMGDWEDIRDGAGRRYPSHLNTILDPEPGEWWADIYGLARPPETFLRSQHDREVRRRRSQWEVPVAKYRNVPPPPDPRAYD; encoded by the coding sequence ATGGCCTCCGCCCTCGACCCTCCGCCGACCGGGCCCACCGTCGGTCCGTTTCCCATCGCCGGCCTGGTGCGCCGGGCCCGACGGATCACCGGGCTCGGCCAGCGTCAGATGGCCCGGTTCGCCAAGGTGGCACCGTCGACTGTCGGCAGGGTCGAGGCCGGCACGATGACGCCGAGCCTGGAGGTCCTGGAACGGCTGCTGGGAGCCGCCGGGCTGTACCTGGCGGTGGTCGACCAGGACGGCCGCGTCGTCCAGCCGATGGGCGACTGGGAAGACATCCGCGACGGGGCGGGCCGGCGCTACCCGTCCCACCTGAACACGATCCTCGACCCTGAGCCGGGGGAGTGGTGGGCGGACATCTACGGGCTGGCCCGCCCGCCGGAGACCTTCCTCCGCAGTCAGCACGACCGTGAGGTCCGGCGGCGCCGCAGCCAGTGGGAGGTGCCGGTGGCGAAGTACCGCAACGTTCCACCGCCGCCCGATCCGCGCGCCTACGACTGA